From the Cryptomeria japonica chromosome 2, Sugi_1.0, whole genome shotgun sequence genome, one window contains:
- the LOC131052316 gene encoding uncharacterized protein LOC131052316 produces the protein MAALGPLGIGLSIVFGGFVLVLLGELYYVFFWKKYGILSRRVSRIGAEYCSERGDFAHEAALVGSFGGYSESSAEAEFVAKLFPMGPEGGDDYDSLYMHSVFRNPNFLFTIKEETKEDMDFEEPGKHKDVESNKNASFHSATQPLQSSPSKMSLESTSPKQQQQKQWQHQQQQKQWQHQQPKQQWQHQQHLNQFPYSIGLIQQPQLLRSMSTKCVSHHGLIAPMHHNMLRASADSPQTSPSLPSSPAHRSSSSSPSRPISVSVSPSFCSRSSSPKQQACSSSGSSSPNHSRSGLSSPNEHASIRVGSHSPQLVSVSNPIYEVDSNEFYCNVNSNKFSAPPQHDGLSGSNQSSGPSSDSLETETPFGTPISSPSLLTPSETPPGTPPLTPMKAPNDPSAFLKSMGQYRSGKASALSSSKTSPSFSPSNCSSPSPDSSKKKPSYCHLQRPPRSPPTVAVPHHLVRQPTLMERRAFVSLFNQPDLQTLPRESPCWKVLTPNPMFCNGTTRPGSNNSSNATSPSTPFSTAPSTPYFTSPNQCPLTDSQKFTHSSMCS, from the coding sequence ATGGCTGCACTTGGGCCACTTGGCATTGGGCTGAGCATCGTGTTCGGTGGCTTTGTGTTGGTGCTCCTAGGAGAGCTCTACTATGTCTTCTTTTGGAAAAAGTATGGTATCCTTAGCAGAAGAGTAAGCCGAATAGGTGCAGAGTACTGCTCAGAAAGGGGTGATTTTGCCCATGAAGCAGCTCTGGTTGGGTCATTTGGGGGTTACTCTGAATCCTCGGCAGAGGCGGAGTTTGTGGCAAAGCTATTCCCCATGGGACCAGAAGGTGGTGATGACTATGACAGTTTGTACATGCATAGTGTGTTCAGGAACCCAAATTTTTTATTCACAATCAAGGAGGAGACGAAAGAAGATATGGATTTTGAGGAGCCTGGTAAACACAAGGATGTAGAGAGCAATAAGAATGCCTCATTTCATTCCGCTACCCAGCCACTGCAGTCTTCACCTTCAAAGATGTCATTAGAATCAACGTCCCCAAAGCAACAGCAGCAGAAGCAATGGCAACATCAGCAGCAGCAGAAACAATGGCAGCATCAGCAGCCAAAACAACAATGGCAACATCAGCAGCATTTAAATCAGTTTCCTTACTCTATTGGGCTAATACAGCAGCCACAGCTTTTGAGGTCAATGTCTACCAAGTGTGTCTCCCATCACGGTCTTATTGCACCAATGCACCATAATATGTTAAGGGCATCCGCAGATTCACCACAAACGTCACCGAGTCTTCCCTCTTCTCCTGCTCACCGTTCATCTTCCTCTTCACCTTCCAGACCAATTTCTGTTTCTGTATCTCCTAGCTTTTGCTCTAGGTCTAGTTCTCCTAAGCAGCAAGCTTGTAGTAGCTCCGGGTCTAGTTCACCTAATCATAGTAGGTCTGGGCTTAGTTCACCTAATGAACATGCCTCTATTAGGGTTGGGTCTCATTCTCCTCAACTGGTCTCTGTCTCAAACCCCATATATGAGGTTGATAGTAATGAATTTTACTGCAATGTCAACTCTAATAAGTTCTCTGCACCCCCACAGCACGATGGGTTATCTGGAAGCAACCAGTCTAGCGGTCCCAGTAGCGACTCACTTGAAACTGAAACACCCTTTGGTACACCCATTTCCTCCCCATCTCTTCTTACTCCATCCGAAACTCCTCCCGGCACGCCCCCGCTCACTCCAATGAAGGCTCCAAATGACCCCTCTGCATTCCTTAAAAGTATGGGTCAATATAGGTCTGGAAAAGCCAGTGCCTTGTCCTCATCGAAGACTAGTCCTTCGTTCTCACCATCAAACTGTAGCTCTCCATCGCCAGATAGCTCTAAGAAAAAACCCAGTTATTGTCATTTACAAAGACCTCCAAGATCTCCTCCCACGGTGGCAGTACCTCATCATCTTGTTAGGCAGCCAACGTTAATGGAGAGAAGAGCATTTGTTTCCCTGTTCAATCAGCCTGACCTTCAGACCCTTCCTCGAGAATCCCCATGCTGGAAAGTACTTACCCCAAACCCAATGTTTTGCAATGGAACAACAAGGCCAGGCTCAAATAACAGCTCTAATGCTACCAGTCCTTCTACACCTTTCAGTACAGCACCGTCTACACCCTACTTCACATCCCCTAACCAGTGCCCATTAACCGATTCACAGAAATTCACTCACTCTTCAATGTGCAGTTGA